A portion of the Mustela erminea isolate mMusErm1 chromosome 19, mMusErm1.Pri, whole genome shotgun sequence genome contains these proteins:
- the KLK10 gene encoding kallikrein-10, which produces MGLPHRHLCTASSARALSRLLLPLFVTQLWAAEAVLLPRNDTGVDLVASGAPCARGSQPWQVSLFSGLSFHCAGVLVDKSWVLTAAHCRNNNPLWARVGDDHLLLLQGEQLRRTTRHVIHPKYHQGSGPILPRRTDEHDLMLLKLARPAVLGPRIQTLRLPYRCAQPGDECQVAGWGTTATRRVKYNKGLSCSRVTVLSPKECEVFYPGVVTNNMMCAGLDQGQDPCQSDSGGPLVCDETLQGILSWGVYPCGSAQHPAVYTQICKYSSWIEKTIRSN; this is translated from the exons ATGGGACTCCCGCACCGCCACCTGTGCACCGCCTCTAGCGCCCGGGCCCTGTCGAGGCTGCTGTTGCCGCTGTTCGTGACGCAACTGTGGG ccgCGGAGGCGGTGCTGCTCCCCAGAAACGACACTGGCGTGGACCTTGTGGCCTCCGGCGCTCCTTGCGCACGCGGTTCGCAGCCTTGGCAGGTTTCCCTCTTCAGTGGCCTCTCGTTCCACTGCGCGGGCGTCCTGGTGgacaagagttgggtgctcacaGCCGCGCACTGCCGGAACAACAA TCCTCTATGGGCTCGCGTTGGGGACGAccacctgctcctcctccagggcGAGCAGCTCCGCCGGACCACTCGCCATGTCATCCACCCCAAGTACCACCAGGGCTCAGGCCCCATCCTGCCAAGGCGGACAGACGAGCATGACCTCATGCTGCTGAAGCTGGCCAGGCCCGCTGTGCTGGGACCTCGCATCCAGACCCTGCGCCTGCCCTACCGCTGTGCCCAGCCCGGAGACGAGTGCCAGGTCGCTGGCTGGGGTACCACGGCTACCCGAAGAG TGAAGTACAACAAGGGCCTGAGTTGCTCCAGGGTCACTGTCCTGAGCCCTAAAGAGTGCGAGGTCTTCTACCCTGGTGTCGTCACCAACAACATGATGTGTGCAGGACTGGACCAGGGTCAGGACCCCTGCCAG agtgACTCCGGTGGCCCTCTGGTCTGTGACGAGACCCTGCAGGGCATCCTTTCATGGGGTGTTTACCCCTGCGGCTCAGCTCAGCATCCAGCTGTCTACACCCAGATCTGCAAATACAGCTCCTGGATAGAGAAAACCATACGCTCCAACTGA